The Filimonas lacunae genomic sequence ATTACCACTTCGGGTATGATACTATTGGTAGGTTTTGCTTATAAAGGATTACTAAAGTTAAACTGGCATACCCTGGAACACAATGCGGGTATGATTACGGGAGTAACTCTTATCATTACCGGCATCCTCTCCTTTTTTATCCATTAATGCGTTTGCGCCGACACCGGAGCAGGCTGCGCCAGTAACTGGCGGGTATATTCCAGGCCCACCGTGTACATGGCGGGAAACTTTTTAAAATCGAAAGTGCCAAATTCCCGTAATGCTTCCGGTTCTATAAACTGACTGCATAGCAGCCGGCTAATGGTAACAGGTTCATGAATAGCCATGTTTAAAGTGCGCTCAACATTAGCCATAATACTGTCGGCCGGATTGTAGGGGCGGATAGGATTAACGTGTACCCCTATAATATCCCGGTATTGAGGAACCAGTACCTCGGCAGGCAGGTTACCGGATAAGCCCCCGTCCACATAAGGAATGCCCTCTATGGTTACCGGAGAAAACAGGATAGGAATAGACGATGCGGCCATAATAGCCGGAATGATAGGCCCCTTGCTAAAAACGGCACGGGTGCCATTGGTATAGTTGGTAGCGGTGATATACAACGGTATTTTCAGCTGCTCGAAAGTAGTGCTGCGCAAGTAAGTTTTCAATACCTGCTCTACGGTTTTGAGAGATAATAATCCCGATTTGAGGTTGTTCCATTGCATAGACAAACTCAGTTTGGTGCTATGGAAAAGGGTGTTTACCTCGTCTGGCGTGTAACCGTCGCAAATAAAAGCGGCTATCATCGATCCGGAACTGGTGGCGGCAATAGCTTCCGGGTAAATATGCTTTTCAGAAAAAGCTTTTAATACACCCAGGTGGGCGTAACCACGGGCGCCGCCGCCAGAGAGTACAAATGGTCTATAGGTGTTGGATGTAGTCTCAGGTTGAATCATATTGCTAATATATTACAATAGTTTAATTCCATATCTTTAGCCCGAAATTAACCAGACCCTTAGTGTCATCCCCCTAAAAAGACTGTCAATGAGCAGAGCACAACAACCTAAAAAGCCCGATCACATCCGTTGGATTCTTTATGTAGCCTTATTATTTGTAGCTGCATTTTGTGTAAGATGGATAACCAACCGTAAGCCTGCTGAACCTGATGTTATTGCTGCTAACAAAGCTTTAGATCCCAATGCCAAAACCATACAAGCTACTGATTTATACAGCCAGTATACCAATAATGAGTCGAAAGCTGATGATACCTTTAAAGGTGAAACCATTTTAATAACCGGTAAAATTGTAACCATTGATAATGGTGGCGGCTATATAGTGCTGGCAGGCAAAGAGCCTTATGGTTCCATGGGTATACAGTGCATGTTTGACGATGAAAATACCGTTTCGCGTTTAAGCAAACTGCAAACTGTAACCGTGGAAGGTCGCGTTAGAGGTCGTAAAATAAATGTAATTGTAAAGGATTGTGTGGTAAAAAGTACTGCTTTATAATAAAAGCAGTACTAATGAACTAACAGATTTTCTTCTTGCGCCCGCTTTATCATAGTGGCGGTGTTTTTGGCGCTTAACTTCTTTAGAATATTCATCCGGTGATTTTCTACTGTGCGAATGCTCAGGTATAGCTTGTTGGCTATTGAGCTGCTGGTGTACCCCTCTGCTACCAGTGCAAGTATCTCTTTCTCTCTTTTGGTAATGTAAGGGCTGGCTGCTGTTATTTCCATAGTCAAGTAAGTAATTATATACGCAATCTAATCGTTAGTAATGGTTCGGGCATAGTCAGAGGTAAGACAAATAGTGGACAATGTGTATGCTGAATATCAGATGGTTATAGGATGTTTGTCCCCTTTGTTGCCTTGTTTGAGTGAATGCAGGGCATTAAAAAAGGCACTTATAGATATAAGCGCCTTTACAACATCTTTCAATAATCTATGGCAAAATGATACTAGCTTTCAGGATCATTCTTGTTTTCGTTGTTTTCTTCCGGGTTTTCTTTCTTTGGTTCTTCGGGTTTATTCTCTTCCCCGTCGTCCTTTCCGTTTTTCTTTTCTTTTTGCAGGTGATAAATAAATGCAACCTCTGCTTTTAGATTAGAAATTTTGATGTGTTTTTCCAGCTGTTGTGTGTTTAATTGTTTGTCTGCAATTAAAAACACACCTTCCTCCTGTTTTACAGCGTTGGTGCACCTGGTGGTTAAATTGTCAAATAATGACTCTCTTACTTCACACAGGGATGTGTAGTTTTTATGCCCGTTTTTCCAGAATGCTTCCATACTGCTAACGGCTATTTCTTCACTTACTTCTTCTGTAGGTACAAATTGTAACGAGAAGAAGTACATGCGGCCCATGTAGATGTTAAAAACTTCATCCAGGCCACGCGATTCTCTTTTGTTTACGAGCTCAACTAATGCTTCTTCTGTGAGGTCGCACTCTGGAAACCTTGCCAGTTCATCCATAAGAGTACAGTTTACTTAGGTATAACTAAAAATGATGGAATACTTATTTAATTGCGGTACTCAATAGAATAATTGGATGACTCTTACACCCGAGCCTGAGTGGTTATTACAGTGGATATTGGCTTTAAAAAATAGGCCCGAACCTTAGACAAGGCAGGCCGTTGCTAACCTATGAAAAACACCTAGTTTATAATGAGGTGATATAATCGTCTTTGATACTGCGATGTTACTACAGGAATTTTAAATTCCAAATTTTTTCTGTCAATTTTTTTAAAAAAAAAGGAACATTCTTCTATTCGTTTCATGCTCAGTTATATATAATTATACAAAAAACGAATTTTCAACTACCTGTTAAGCGTTGATCTGTTGCATCAGTTGTGCAAACAGTGTATAAGAATGTAAACGTGCTGTTTGATCGTAGATATGCGCTGTAGCCATTATCTCGTTTACGCCCGTTTGCTGGAGAAAACTTTCTATTTTGGCTTGTAGCTTTTGCGGTCCTCCCACAAACGAGTAAGCCAGCATTTGCATCACAGCCGCTTCTTCCTGCATATCCCATATGCCTTCCATGCTGTCAACCGGTGGTAATAAACGGCTGCGTTTGCCGGTTACCACTCCCATAAAAAACTGCTTTATTGAAGTGGTCAAACGTTCTGCTTCGGCATCCGTATCGGCAGCTACTACATTCACGCAGGATATTACGTAAGGCTGTTGTAACCATTGAGATGGCTGGAAGTTTTTGCGGTACAGCTCAATGGCCTGCATAAAGTAAGTGGGAGCAAAATGGCTGGCAAAAGCATAAGGTAATCCCATAGCTGCGGCCAGCAGGGCGCTGTCGGTGCTGGAGCCTAATATCCAGATAGGAATATCTAAACCTTCTCCTGGTATGGCGCGTACACTGGCGGTGCTGTTTTCGGCGGAGAAAAAGCGTTGCAGCTTTTGAATGTCGGCCGGGAAATTGTGCTGTGCATGAAAGTTCTCGCCCCGCAAAGCCCTGGCGGTTAACTGATCGGTACCAGGGGCACGGCCCAGGCCCAGATCAATACGGCCGGGATACAAAGAGGCCAGGGTGCCAAATTGTTCTGCCACTACCAGCGGTGCATGGTTGGGTAACATAATGCCCCCCGACCCTACCCGTATGGTTTGGGTGCCACCGGCTATGTGGCCGATTAATATGGAGGTGGCCGAACTGGCAACTCCTATCATATTGTGATGTTCGGCCAGCCAGAAGCGGGTATAATCCAGGCTTTCTGCATGTTTGGCCAGCGCCAGACTGTTGGCGAATGAATCAGCGGCTGTTTTCCCTTCCAACACGGTTGCGAGGTCTAATACCGACCAGGCAATTTTTCTTTTTTCATTTGTTTCCATTAGCTACCATTTGTTTCTTCTTTGAATAAATCCGACGCTTGCTTTTAGATACGGGTGTAAAGTTACGGAATCGGTGTTTCTCGAGAACCAAATGGTATACAGCCGGAGTTGGTGTTTTACTGGCTATTGCTTATGTGGGGTTTCTCACTATTTAAATGGGCTGAGGAATAGCTTGTTTTGCTGCCTGAAGCCTTTTTTTCTATTCTGTCTTTCTTGTTTTTCATTCCTACGTCTACCCTATTTGCTATTATATGTAAGCGTTGGGCCATAATCATTATTCTTCCGTTTGCCAATACTCGTTGCCCCACTTTTTATATAGCTGGCTGTATTTCATGCCTGCTATATATTTTTCTTCTATAGGTATTAGTACCAATGTTTGCACAAACTGAAATATATTCATATGCAAGGGAACAAGAGGTGTAGCTTCATCGATGTGTAAAAACAGCTGATCTGCCGCTTCTCCTTCTATGCTCAGGAGTAACTGGTAGTATTTATGGCAGGTGCCTATTACCAAACAATTCTGGTTGTATTCTATTTCATATTCAATATTATTAAAGAAATCAAAACGAATATCATTGTCGGTAAATACAGGATGTTCACTGTTATACCAGGTAAATTCCAGTAACGTCTTTTTGTCAGCAGTAATACGCTGTTCTTTCTGTATAGCGTACTCTCCTGTTTTAAAGCAGGTAATAAATGTTTTATAAAGCGGGGGTAATTTTACCCCCGCATTTTTTTCTATATCGTGAATGTCCGGAACGTCGCCAGGCTCTCTGGTTTGCAATAATGCAAATCCTCTTTTTACCATTGTATTCATATTCTGCGTCAATCCTGTTAATTTTTTATAATGGTAGGATTTAATTCCCAATGAGCACCTGTCATAGAAGGTTGCATCATTTTATCCGGGAATGAGGTACCGATAGCCCCTTGTGTTTTCACAATTCCTACTCTTACATTCTTGTAATTATCATAAATAACTCCACCTTCTGGTAGTGCAGTCCACGCGGCCGGGTTATGATTTTTTACATATTGTTCAGCATCTGAAATATCCTGCTTGGTCCAATCAGGAGGATACCAGGACTGTTCTCCCCCAGTTGCTTTCAAGGGATCTTCATGTCCCGGAACATTGCCTGTACGAACTTTGTTATCAAAAGTATATTTAACTTCAGGATTATAACCACATTTTATTTGATATTGGTAGCCATCCTCTCCATGACCTCCTCCAGTCATCTTTTTGGGACGCATAGATAATACAGGATCTTCGGGAGGAGCATAGTCACCTAAAACAGCATGCTCAAGCTTATCTGCTGAAGAATAATGATACTTATCCATTCCTGCAGGATTAGCAAAGTATTCATCCGCCCGCCAGTTGTTTATCATGCTTTTTGTTTCATCATCCAGCAGTCTTTTATAGTTTATAGGTGTGTTGTCGTCAAAGTTTTTCATAAACCTTATACGCTCTTCATCTGAGAATTGTCTGAACTTGCCTGCGATATAAGTGAGTTTTTCGTTTTTAAGTTTTTGCACATAATTGGCTGCCTGAGCATCTAATTCTGTCCATGCGCCCACTTTAATAGAAAACTTAGCAGCAGTGTTGGAGGCTGAACCAAGGCCGGTTACTTCTTTGGCAGATTCTACACTACCGGCAGCTGTATATTCTTTAAATGGTTTACTACTTTCAATTACTCCATTATCATGTAGTCTTACCCATCCATCATTTGCTATAATAGTTCCCTCATAATTTTTAGCAAGCTTTTGTGCTGTTGCTGCATCCTGGCCGGAAAGCAGGATGATCTTCTTGCCATTCTGGGCTGCATTCGGATACCATTTTTTAAGATAAGCACCCAGAGAATAATCTTCTAAAACAGTTTCCCTGCCATTCGCCAGAAGTTTAATGTTATTCTGTTTATTTCTAAATACAACCAGGTAAACGTTATTATCATTTTTACTTAGAGAAGAAAGAATTTCCTTGAATGGTTTGAGATCTTCCTCTGCAATACCAACTTTACTAATACGGTTAAATATTTCAACAGCATCTTTAGAATCCGTCATTGCCAGGGAAATCTGCCTTTTAGCAGCATACATGGCAGCCAGCACTTCGCCTTTAGCCATTGATTTCTCTGCACCGGCTATAGCAGCATCCAGATCGTCAACTACTTTTTCTATCTCGGCTATTTTGCTGAGCGCGTTAGGTAGTGATAATAAGGCTGCGGCTAACTGTACTTCGCCACGCAGTTTGGCCGGCATATAGGTGTCGTTCACCTGTTGGGCTATTATTGAAGTGGTGGTGCCTATGGCATCTGCTACAGCAAGCCCCATACGTACCAGCTTAGCGGCTTCAAATGCTACTTTTATCTCTGCTATACCTACTGCCAGCATGATGGTGTTTACACCTGTCCAGGTAACTTTTTCAGTTACTTCCATTCTACCCAGGTGGTTCATTAAAACAGCCATAATTGCTGGTACGCGGATAATGGTTCCATCCTGATATTTAACGCCGCGGAATTCAAAGCCACCTATCATCTGGATAGGGACTATATCATTATATTTTACATCAAAGGAGGTTTTGTCGTCTCGCTCATACATCCTGATAAGGCCATTGTCAAGGAAGTTCCATTTGAAGTTGGAGAACTGCCAGAGGTTGCCTTCAACTCCTGGAATTTTATCTATTTCCTTCATATAATGTGCATACCGGTCTTCACTCTCTATACCATAACCGGTTTGCGACACCATTGAGCTAATCAGGCATAATATCTCTGTAAGGTTTTGGCGGCCTCCTGCATAATCACTGTGGTTATAGAAGGCATCGTATACCTTCTTGATACCAATGCTATCAGTGATATAGGTTAATACCTGTATATAGTCACTTTCGTTAAAGGTGGAGAACAGTTTTACACATGGCGTTTCCAGTGTGGTAAAGTAATTGGTGGAACTGTTGATCATCAGATCCAGTGCAATGAGCTTTTTAAGCGGATTTACAGCCTGTAACTGGAATAATTCATCCTTATACACCTGTGCAGTTATAGCTCCAACGGAAGTGGATTTGGTTACACTGTTCCAGAAATCATCACTGCTTTGGTTACCTTGTTTAATAAACAGATCAAACTGTTCAATAAATGTTCTGTAGAACTCTGTTTTATTGCTCGTGAAATTGCTAACTACTTCCGGATGTGTAGCCAGGTAATTAGCCCATGGGAATTCACTGGCATATACTGTATCATAGTCCTTACCCATTTCAGGCGTTTTGCCTTTGAAGTAAAGTGTCCGTGGCTGCTCCCAGCTTCCCTCCTGGTTGGGGTTATCTACAATTGTTATTTTAAACGGATGCGGATTTACTATTTCCAGCTGTGTAAACCTGTCGAAATAGAGAGGATAAATAGTACGCATCTGGGCAATTTTATCTACCCATATCAGCTCCTGTGTATTGCAGCGTCCTTTCAGCATGGTAAGTGTGATGCTGGAAATACAATAGCTGCAGTTTTGCCTTACAATACTGTCTACTACCTGGGATATGGTATTATTATCCCGCTTCATAGGCTGGAAGCTGCCTTTGAAAGGTGTAAACAGACTGGCTATACTAAAGAAATTCAATGAGGCAGCCTTGCCTGCCAGCTTGCTGAAATATCCATCTGATCCAACAGGGAACTTATATAAAGTGTACTTTCCATCGCATGGTACAGGATATGCAAAACCATCTACATTGTCAAAATCCACATTCTGTACGTAAGCTGTACCAGAGTTTACTCCTACATAATTGGACTGCTCTGCATTGAATTCGTAGGTTTCGTAAGTAGTTTCACTGGTTTTGATAGAGAACCGGTATAAGGTTCCTGCCAGTAAGCTATCATAGTATTCCAGGTAGCTTTTATCCTCATCGTGATATGCTGAGCCATAGTTAAACCATATGTTGTATACGGTTTTCTGTGGTACGGTAATGATTTCTCCTGTGGGTGCCAGGAACGAAACGGTTTTATTATCCTTGTTTCTGAAAGCTGAATCGATCTGATACAGCTTATAGCTCATAGCATCACCATCGCTTTCAAAAGCGCCTATTACCAGTGCCGGATCATGTATACAATCCCATTGTAATTTCGATAAGCGATTGCCAGCAGGATAATCCATCAGGTTGGCAGGCAAGCTTTCTGTTCTATGCATTCCACTGTAATCGAACAGGTGCTGCAGACTGAAGAAGCCATGAGCCATTTCGTGTGCTACGGTATAAGGAATGGCCTTATTGTCCTGTACGAACAGGTAG encodes the following:
- a CDS encoding patatin-like phospholipase family protein, with amino-acid sequence MIQPETTSNTYRPFVLSGGGARGYAHLGVLKAFSEKHIYPEAIAATSSGSMIAAFICDGYTPDEVNTLFHSTKLSLSMQWNNLKSGLLSLKTVEQVLKTYLRSTTFEQLKIPLYITATNYTNGTRAVFSKGPIIPAIMAASSIPILFSPVTIEGIPYVDGGLSGNLPAEVLVPQYRDIIGVHVNPIRPYNPADSIMANVERTLNMAIHEPVTISRLLCSQFIEPEALREFGTFDFKKFPAMYTVGLEYTRQLLAQPAPVSAQTH
- a CDS encoding OB-fold protein codes for the protein MSRAQQPKKPDHIRWILYVALLFVAAFCVRWITNRKPAEPDVIAANKALDPNAKTIQATDLYSQYTNNESKADDTFKGETILITGKIVTIDNGGGYIVLAGKEPYGSMGIQCMFDDENTVSRLSKLQTVTVEGRVRGRKINVIVKDCVVKSTAL
- a CDS encoding helix-turn-helix domain-containing protein; amino-acid sequence: MEITAASPYITKREKEILALVAEGYTSSSIANKLYLSIRTVENHRMNILKKLSAKNTATMIKRAQEENLLVH
- a CDS encoding LLM class flavin-dependent oxidoreductase, whose translation is METNEKRKIAWSVLDLATVLEGKTAADSFANSLALAKHAESLDYTRFWLAEHHNMIGVASSATSILIGHIAGGTQTIRVGSGGIMLPNHAPLVVAEQFGTLASLYPGRIDLGLGRAPGTDQLTARALRGENFHAQHNFPADIQKLQRFFSAENSTASVRAIPGEGLDIPIWILGSSTDSALLAAAMGLPYAFASHFAPTYFMQAIELYRKNFQPSQWLQQPYVISCVNVVAADTDAEAERLTTSIKQFFMGVVTGKRSRLLPPVDSMEGIWDMQEEAAVMQMLAYSFVGGPQKLQAKIESFLQQTGVNEIMATAHIYDQTARLHSYTLFAQLMQQINA
- a CDS encoding SMI1/KNR4 family protein, with translation MNTMVKRGFALLQTREPGDVPDIHDIEKNAGVKLPPLYKTFITCFKTGEYAIQKEQRITADKKTLLEFTWYNSEHPVFTDNDIRFDFFNNIEYEIEYNQNCLVIGTCHKYYQLLLSIEGEAADQLFLHIDEATPLVPLHMNIFQFVQTLVLIPIEEKYIAGMKYSQLYKKWGNEYWQTEE
- a CDS encoding EndoU domain-containing protein, whose amino-acid sequence is MRKRSTLLTLILLLLTTIAKADFPVQASVQLIPPYTLRVSDLYSSSTDKMVITLINTDLTKASLGVRLRLYIESQGIVLRSKDGVYYPTITLDAGIPARLTQGDLAPYFNVDNLDLTGLTRAQYTQQGTLPEGFYTISCEVIEVLTGRVLSRKSSAMAWISLSDPPLLNLPAKQESIAFRNPQNILFNWTPRHLSSPNSAFNTSYDFTLVEIWDNVIAPEVAFTTAQPLYQTNTTATTLLYGPAETPLIAGKRYAWRVQAKASNGIDNLDLFRNNGYSEIFWFTYQDNCQPPTNPQAEPGTGRATISWTPGVQLLDSTYTVDYRVQGQTNWYSSTTTASKQMLYDLTVNQTYEYRVGVACASGTGYTYTDIKTFVMTGSKDTAGINCGKITPALNITNQNLATTMLNGDRITAGDFPVVLTQVSGTKSFSGKGYVTIPMLSNAKVKVTFSNIGINTDKQLISGYIETTYDSTESQIANVNKIIENIEGAIEGGNNTGHVVTGESAADYTVNFTIPENCTTCTFTSDGKGGGTMNFGNNNTLTVDHLPATVKDASGTTYSIGQDGKLTKIGTATEASKNLVAGADKTAIDTSKGIVNFTAHPDQHYAFDKYIAAYDNNETWGKRYEALGSYRVSAKAIAQGVTDVVLAEIALKNDLKPDSVQFVSGTGTVYTKAKYNNKDNAWVINLVGGPANDAQEIYALYPQPDGKAANLGKLLVAAYPAREKKLVLVPVNGITGFDEKAIADSLNAIYNSINIRFTVSTDQSFSSSSISAWDEDNNGALNVSGSGLLSVYTPEMKALNSAYKGVNKTLDKDAVYMFVLDKAADSMVLGDMPRNKQFGYLFVQDNKAIPYTVAHEMAHGFFSLQHLFDYSGMHRTESLPANLMDYPAGNRLSKLQWDCIHDPALVIGAFESDGDAMSYKLYQIDSAFRNKDNKTVSFLAPTGEIITVPQKTVYNIWFNYGSAYHDEDKSYLEYYDSLLAGTLYRFSIKTSETTYETYEFNAEQSNYVGVNSGTAYVQNVDFDNVDGFAYPVPCDGKYTLYKFPVGSDGYFSKLAGKAASLNFFSIASLFTPFKGSFQPMKRDNNTISQVVDSIVRQNCSYCISSITLTMLKGRCNTQELIWVDKIAQMRTIYPLYFDRFTQLEIVNPHPFKITIVDNPNQEGSWEQPRTLYFKGKTPEMGKDYDTVYASEFPWANYLATHPEVVSNFTSNKTEFYRTFIEQFDLFIKQGNQSSDDFWNSVTKSTSVGAITAQVYKDELFQLQAVNPLKKLIALDLMINSSTNYFTTLETPCVKLFSTFNESDYIQVLTYITDSIGIKKVYDAFYNHSDYAGGRQNLTEILCLISSMVSQTGYGIESEDRYAHYMKEIDKIPGVEGNLWQFSNFKWNFLDNGLIRMYERDDKTSFDVKYNDIVPIQMIGGFEFRGVKYQDGTIIRVPAIMAVLMNHLGRMEVTEKVTWTGVNTIMLAVGIAEIKVAFEAAKLVRMGLAVADAIGTTTSIIAQQVNDTYMPAKLRGEVQLAAALLSLPNALSKIAEIEKVVDDLDAAIAGAEKSMAKGEVLAAMYAAKRQISLAMTDSKDAVEIFNRISKVGIAEEDLKPFKEILSSLSKNDNNVYLVVFRNKQNNIKLLANGRETVLEDYSLGAYLKKWYPNAAQNGKKIILLSGQDAATAQKLAKNYEGTIIANDGWVRLHDNGVIESSKPFKEYTAAGSVESAKEVTGLGSASNTAAKFSIKVGAWTELDAQAANYVQKLKNEKLTYIAGKFRQFSDEERIRFMKNFDDNTPINYKRLLDDETKSMINNWRADEYFANPAGMDKYHYSSADKLEHAVLGDYAPPEDPVLSMRPKKMTGGGHGEDGYQYQIKCGYNPEVKYTFDNKVRTGNVPGHEDPLKATGGEQSWYPPDWTKQDISDAEQYVKNHNPAAWTALPEGGVIYDNYKNVRVGIVKTQGAIGTSFPDKMMQPSMTGAHWELNPTIIKN